In Aegilops tauschii subsp. strangulata cultivar AL8/78 chromosome 3, Aet v6.0, whole genome shotgun sequence, one genomic interval encodes:
- the LOC109778707 gene encoding casein kinase 1-like protein HD16 — protein MDEFESGDKGIAGPAPGPGAGDDGNSAPLPETVQIGNSPTYKLGRKLGKGGFGQVYVGRRVSSPSLGDRNPGANALEVALKFEHRTSKGCNYGAPSEWQVYNTLSGNHGVPRVHYKGKQGEFYIMVMDMLGPSLWDVWNNNSHSMSVEMVACIAIEAISILEKMHSKGYVHGDVKPENFLLGPCGTLEEKKLFLVDLGLATKWKGAGNGHIEYDQRPDVFRGTVRYASVHAHLGRTGSRRDDLESLAYTLIFLLRGRLPWQGYQGDNKGFLVSKKKMSTSPESLCGICPQSFRHFVEYVVNLKFDEEPNYAKCISLFDGIVGPHPDTRPINTDGAQKLIYQVGQKRGRLIAEEDDEQPKKKIRMGMPATQWISVYSARRPMKQRYHYNVADDRLVQHILKGNEDGLFISSVSSSANLWALIMDAGTGFTAQVYEISQHFLHKEWILEQWERNYYITALAGANSGSSLVIMSRGTTYAQQSYKVSDAFPFKWINKKWKEGFYVTSMATAGSRWAVVMSRNAGFSDQVVELDFLYPSEGIHQRWDNGYRITATAATLDQAAFILSIPRRKPNDETQETLRTSAFPSQHVKEKWSKNLYLASICYGRAAS, from the exons ATGGACGAGTTCGAGAGCGGCGATAAGGGAATCGCCGGCCCCGCCCCGGGCCCCGGCGCTGGCGACGACGGCAACTCGGCGCCGCTCCCTGAGACG GTGCAAATTGGAAATTCACCAACCTATAAGCTTGGAAGGAAGCTTGGAAAGGGTGGATTTGGACAAGTATATGTTGGTCGACGTGTTTCCTCTCCCAGTCTTGGTGATAGAAACCCTGGTGCAAATGCTTTGGAG GTTGCATTAAAGTTTGAACATCGAACCAGCAAAGGTTGCAATTATGGAGCTCCATCCGAGTGGCAGGTTTACAA CACTCTTAGTGGAAATCACGGTGTCCCACGGGTACATTACAAAGGAAAGCAGGGCGAGTTTTACATCATG GTTATGGATATGTTGGGACCCAGCCTGTGGGATGTTTGGAATAATAATTCCCATTC GATGTCTGTTGAAATGGTTGCCTGTATAGCTATAGAAGCCATCTCCATACTGGAAAAGATGCACTCAAAAGG GTATGTCCACGGTGATGTGAAACCTGAGAACTTTCTGCTTGGTCCGTGTGGTACCCTGGAAGAGAAGAAACTTTTTCTTGTTGATCTTGGACTGG CTACGAAATGGAAGGGTGCTGGTAACGGGCACAttgaatacgaccagagacctgATGTATTTAG GGGAACTGTTCGTTATGCTAGTGTGCATGCTCACTTGGGAAGAACTGGAAGTAGGAGAGATGACCTTGAATCCCTCGCATACACACTTATTTTTCTTCTCCGTGGCCGCCTACCTTGGCAAGGCTACCAG GGAGACAACAAAGGTTTTCTTGTCAGCAAGAAAAAGATGTCCACCTCCCCAGAATCTCTGTGTGGCATTTGTCCACAGTCTTTTCGACACTTTGTTGAGTATGTTGTGAACTTGAAGTTTGATGAAGAACCCAATTACGCCAAGTGCATCTCTCTTTTTGATGGCATTGTTGGTCCACATCCAGATACCAGGCCAATAAACACAGATGGTGCTCAGAAA CTAATATATCAGGTCGGTCAGAAGCGGGGCCGTCTCATAGCagaggaagatgatgagcaaCCTAAGAAGAAGATTAGAATGGGAATGCCAGCAACTCAGTGGATTAGTGTCTACAGTGCCCGGCGGCCTATGAAACAGAG GTACCACTATAATGTTGCAGATGATAGATTAGTGCAACATATTCTGAAAGGAAATGAAGATGGCTTGTTTATAAGTTCAGTTTCCTCTTCCGCAAACCTGTGGGCTTTAATAATGGATGCTGGCACCGGTTTTACTGCTCAAGTATATGAAATTTCTCAACATTTCCTTCACAAG GAATGGATCCTGGAGCAGTGGGAGAGAAATTACTATATCACTGCGTTGGCTGGTGCGAACAGTGGAAGTTCTTTAGTGATCATGTCAAGAG GAACAACGTATGCACAGCAATCCTACAAAGTAAGTGACGCATTTCCAttcaaatggataaacaaaaagTGGAAGGAGGGCTTCTATGTCACATCCATGGCTACAGCTGGAAGTCGATGGGCAGTCGTCATGTCCCGAAATGCTGGTTTCTCAGACCAG GTAGTGGAGCTAGATTTCTTATATCCAAGTGAGGGCATCCATCAACGATGGGATAATGGTTATCGCATCACTGCAACAGCTGCCACCTTGGACCAGGCTGCATTTATCTTGAGCATACCTAGGCGAAAGCCTAATGATGAAACACAGGAGACGCTAAGAACATCTGCTTTCCCGAGCCAGCATGTGAAG GAAAAATGGTCAAAAAATCTGTACTTAGCATCCATATGCTATGGAAGGGCGGCGTCTTGA